A genome region from Methanococcoides burtonii DSM 6242 includes the following:
- the cobS gene encoding adenosylcobinamide-GDP ribazoletransferase — MSGFLLALRTTFGFLSTIPVGMSMEGLDELVKRSYLQTFAGIVLGSMIGIFAYLTESFLPSTISAVLIMVFIYYITGLNHLDGLGDFGDGATAHGSLEKKVNALKDMSLGIGGVSYTVLALIALYASISSLQAEVLFFSDNAALIIAISLLIAEIGAKQAMLTVAAFGKPIHEGLGSMIINNTTFPRYAVSFVLGALVCVLAFGTLGIIGYISAIVTAFVILNISIRHFKGINGDCIGTSNEIARIIVLMVLTVAITAVNNGYGGLFWTPL, encoded by the coding sequence ATGAGCGGCTTTTTACTTGCCCTTAGAACAACCTTTGGTTTCCTTTCCACAATACCTGTGGGTATGTCTATGGAAGGGCTTGATGAACTTGTAAAGCGCAGTTATCTCCAGACCTTTGCAGGCATTGTCCTTGGGTCTATGATAGGCATTTTTGCATATTTGACCGAATCTTTCCTCCCTTCGACCATAAGCGCTGTACTGATAATGGTGTTCATCTATTATATTACAGGATTGAACCACCTTGATGGTCTGGGTGATTTTGGCGATGGCGCGACAGCACATGGTTCTTTGGAAAAGAAGGTCAATGCCCTTAAAGACATGTCTCTTGGTATCGGGGGAGTCAGTTATACGGTTTTGGCATTGATCGCCTTGTATGCATCGATATCTTCCCTGCAGGCAGAGGTCTTGTTCTTCTCGGACAATGCTGCACTCATCATTGCCATTTCTCTCCTTATAGCTGAGATCGGTGCAAAACAGGCTATGCTGACCGTGGCTGCGTTCGGCAAGCCTATCCATGAAGGGCTTGGTTCCATGATAATCAATAACACTACATTTCCAAGATATGCTGTATCCTTTGTACTTGGTGCATTGGTATGTGTGCTGGCATTTGGAACCCTTGGTATCATAGGTTATATCTCTGCAATTGTTACAGCTTTTGTAATATTGAATATCTCCATCCGCCATTTCAAGGGTATAAATGGGGATTGTATAGGTACTTCTAATGAAATTGCAAGGATCATCGTATTGATGGTGCTTACAGTTGCTATCACTGCGGTCAATAATGGTTACGGGGGTCTCTTTTGGACGCCGTTATAA
- a CDS encoding NTP transferase domain-containing protein, whose translation MDAVIMAGGQGLRLGMGEKPCVELLGKPLISYVIDSLERSSYIERIFVAVSPSTPATEELVNEKYGDHIQAIYTNGDNYVGDMVYAVESSNIQEPVMIIMSDLPMVTPKLIDSIIEAYRDCGSSSMSVFVPISLCKKVGIRPDTVFNWKGNLIVPAGINILDGKFINEEQEYHNYILDDPEVALNINTVDDMKQCEDLLMKNLFSN comes from the coding sequence TTGGACGCCGTTATAATGGCCGGTGGCCAGGGACTTCGGCTCGGTATGGGTGAAAAGCCATGTGTCGAGCTTCTCGGTAAGCCTCTCATAAGTTATGTGATCGATTCGCTTGAGAGGTCCTCTTACATTGAACGTATATTTGTGGCGGTCTCCCCCTCAACCCCTGCTACTGAAGAACTTGTGAATGAAAAATATGGGGACCACATCCAGGCGATCTATACCAATGGTGACAATTACGTGGGTGACATGGTATATGCAGTTGAGAGCTCCAATATTCAGGAACCTGTTATGATAATCATGTCTGATCTGCCAATGGTGACTCCGAAATTGATCGATTCCATCATTGAGGCCTATCGGGATTGTGGTAGTTCTTCGATGTCTGTTTTTGTCCCTATCTCTCTTTGTAAAAAAGTTGGTATCCGGCCGGATACTGTATTTAATTGGAAGGGAAACCTTATTGTGCCTGCAGGCATTAATATTCTCGATGGTAAATTCATTAACGAGGAGCAGGAATATCACAATTACATACTGGATGATCCTGAGGTCGCATTGAACATCAATACGGTGGATGATATGAAGCAATGTGAAGATCTCCTTATGAAAAATTTGTTCTCTAATTGA
- a CDS encoding RAD55 family ATPase, which produces MADEVIQERVSTGIRGLDEMLKGGFFKGTANVVSGKSGTGKTIFGTQFLMEGVNKGETVMCIITSEESKSLVREMQSSFGWDLDGLVKDGKLVFVDITDPSLRLQKSVEIAPMELIKSFKKLIESKLEETKPDRVFIDSVEAIFLAIESNYKLRTLIDDVFGVFRKREVTSLITVGVMFGLDEMVEYGADSVIKLGREVIGSNLQRTVYVMKLRGSGTINEVRVLNISDSGMAVLPQSPYLEK; this is translated from the coding sequence ATGGCTGATGAAGTAATTCAAGAAAGGGTCAGTACGGGAATTCGTGGGCTAGATGAGATGTTGAAAGGTGGTTTTTTCAAAGGGACTGCTAATGTAGTTTCAGGGAAATCCGGTACAGGTAAAACAATCTTTGGCACTCAGTTCCTGATGGAAGGTGTCAACAAGGGCGAAACTGTGATGTGTATCATCACCTCTGAGGAGTCAAAGTCTCTTGTGCGTGAAATGCAATCTTCTTTCGGATGGGACCTCGATGGTCTTGTAAAGGATGGAAAACTTGTATTTGTAGATATTACAGATCCAAGTCTTCGTCTTCAGAAAAGTGTGGAAATAGCTCCTATGGAACTTATCAAGAGCTTCAAGAAGCTTATTGAAAGCAAGCTCGAGGAGACGAAACCTGATAGGGTCTTTATCGATTCCGTGGAGGCAATATTCCTTGCTATAGAATCAAATTACAAGCTTCGCACATTGATCGATGATGTCTTTGGAGTTTTCAGGAAACGGGAGGTAACTTCCCTTATCACGGTAGGTGTAATGTTCGGTCTTGATGAGATGGTCGAGTATGGCGCTGATTCTGTTATTAAGCTCGGGCGTGAGGTCATTGGGAGTAACTTGCAGCGTACTGTCTATGTCATGAAGCTCAGGGGTTCGGGCACTATCAATGAAGTAAGGGTTCTCAACATTTCCGACAGTGGCATGGCAGTACTTCCACAGTCTCCATACCTCGAGAAATAA
- a CDS encoding DUF5591 domain-containing protein, whose protein sequence is MLKTIIPEDERSKEPLDTERLIYHPDMIRANEWVLSEYQPPTRDFCIFVPCAMRKPYHTSPSHKMYDRIIFGILDQEEAHVVVFGTCGITPREIDTEYPFTDYKFMMGKCNVAKIKRDFIKIESKRLARYLEKTRDNYNHRIAYCIGDFRTAMEKAVEMTNIEVSIIPKKETMEELANPDKRFVYGSLSQQQYLQDFSDSITEKMNIDARTVGVHEDLSTNDMDWYLL, encoded by the coding sequence ATGTTGAAAACTATAATCCCTGAAGATGAACGCTCCAAGGAGCCCCTTGATACTGAACGCTTGATATATCACCCGGACATGATACGTGCCAATGAATGGGTATTATCAGAATATCAACCACCGACAAGGGATTTTTGCATCTTTGTCCCATGCGCAATGAGAAAACCATACCATACCAGTCCGTCACACAAAATGTATGATCGGATCATCTTTGGAATTCTCGATCAGGAAGAGGCACATGTAGTCGTTTTCGGGACCTGCGGAATAACCCCCAGAGAGATCGATACAGAATATCCATTCACAGACTATAAGTTCATGATGGGAAAATGCAATGTGGCAAAGATAAAACGGGATTTTATAAAAATAGAAAGCAAGAGGCTTGCAAGATATCTGGAAAAAACACGTGATAACTACAATCACAGGATTGCCTACTGCATAGGAGATTTCAGAACAGCAATGGAAAAAGCTGTTGAGATGACAAATATAGAAGTCTCCATTATCCCTAAAAAAGAAACAATGGAAGAACTTGCCAACCCAGACAAGCGTTTCGTCTATGGCAGCCTGAGCCAGCAACAGTACCTTCAGGACTTTTCAGATTCCATCACAGAAAAAATGAACATCGACGCACGCACTGTTGGCGTTCACGAAGACCTGTCCACCAATGATATGGACTGGTACCTTTTGTAA
- a CDS encoding helix-turn-helix domain-containing protein codes for MTTSIREMLRANCQCDDVAKCILGLKTLDMEAYKFLLANGPMTAENLGEFLNRERSTAYRSLQNLISCGLVYRETKTIDIGGYFYEYVAVDPIKVKEMIQENIDKWYEKVTVLVANIDKELLAE; via the coding sequence ATGACTACATCGATTCGGGAAATGTTAAGGGCCAATTGTCAGTGTGACGATGTGGCAAAGTGTATCTTGGGGCTTAAAACACTTGATATGGAGGCATATAAATTTCTTCTTGCAAATGGTCCAATGACTGCGGAGAACCTTGGCGAGTTCCTTAATCGGGAACGTAGTACAGCGTATCGTTCACTACAGAACCTTATCTCGTGTGGTCTTGTTTATCGTGAGACCAAGACCATCGATATTGGCGGCTATTTTTATGAATACGTGGCTGTCGACCCTATAAAAGTTAAAGAAATGATTCAGGAAAATATCGATAAGTGGTATGAAAAAGTGACAGTTCTGGTCGCAAACATAGATAAGGAACTTCTGGCTGAGTGA
- a CDS encoding aminotransferase class I/II-fold pyridoxal phosphate-dependent enzyme — translation MRTQCKPSQFIANRMQKVPPSGIRKFFDLVSDSEDVITLGVGEPDYVTPWHIREACIHSIEYGETSYTSNYGLMELREELSKHYTRRHNVYYEPETEILVTAGVSEGLDLAIRAIVNPGDEIIVVQPSYVAYVPAIIFAGGVPVTLGARPENDFKITADEIRAAITNKTKAVIINYPNNPTGATMDKSDLEAIADVIVEHNILMISDEVYERLTYEGTHTCFSSLEGMRDRTILLNGFSKAYAMTGFRMAYALAPKEIIDAMMLIHQYTMICAPITAQIGAIEALRNGEEEVEKMAREYNRRRKLIVGGLNKIGLDCFNPRGAFYAFPAISSTGLSADEFAERLLNEYKVVTIPGNIFGDTGDGFLRCAYAASREDIKEALDRIGNFVDGL, via the coding sequence TTGAGAACACAATGCAAACCCTCTCAATTCATAGCAAACCGAATGCAAAAGGTACCACCATCAGGTATCCGAAAGTTCTTTGACCTAGTATCAGATAGCGAAGACGTGATCACCCTAGGAGTGGGAGAACCGGATTATGTGACACCATGGCACATAAGGGAAGCGTGCATACACTCTATCGAGTATGGAGAAACATCCTACACTTCCAACTATGGACTTATGGAACTTCGCGAAGAGCTCTCAAAACACTATACCCGAAGACATAATGTTTACTATGAACCTGAGACTGAGATCCTTGTCACCGCTGGAGTCAGCGAAGGACTCGACCTTGCGATCAGAGCGATAGTCAACCCCGGAGACGAGATAATCGTCGTACAGCCTTCATATGTCGCCTACGTACCAGCCATCATCTTTGCAGGCGGAGTCCCTGTGACCCTTGGTGCCAGGCCAGAGAATGACTTCAAGATAACAGCAGATGAGATCAGAGCCGCAATAACCAACAAGACAAAAGCGGTCATCATAAATTATCCCAATAACCCCACCGGCGCTACAATGGACAAAAGTGACCTCGAGGCCATCGCAGATGTCATTGTGGAACACAACATCCTGATGATATCGGATGAAGTGTATGAAAGGCTTACCTACGAAGGGACCCATACCTGCTTCTCCTCACTTGAAGGCATGCGCGACCGTACCATTCTACTTAATGGATTTTCAAAAGCATATGCAATGACAGGATTCAGGATGGCATACGCCCTTGCACCGAAAGAGATCATTGATGCAATGATGCTTATCCACCAGTACACCATGATTTGCGCCCCGATAACTGCCCAGATAGGAGCTATTGAAGCCCTTCGCAATGGCGAGGAAGAAGTGGAGAAGATGGCCAGAGAGTACAATCGCCGCAGAAAGCTAATTGTCGGCGGCCTGAACAAGATAGGACTTGATTGCTTCAACCCAAGAGGTGCATTCTATGCATTCCCGGCAATAAGCAGCACAGGACTTTCAGCCGATGAATTTGCAGAAAGACTGCTTAATGAGTATAAGGTAGTGACAATCCCAGGGAATATCTTCGGAGACACAGGAGATGGCTTCCTCAGATGTGCATATGCAGCATCAAGAGAAGACATCAAGGAAGCCCTTGATAGGATAGGCAATTTCGTCGATGGATTATGA
- a CDS encoding Lrp/AsnC family transcriptional regulator — protein sequence MDEQTRNILEILSDDARTSPVEIATLTGMTADEVKQKIEYLEKAKIIRKYKTIIDWDLAGDDYVYAIIEIKISLERKLGYQAIAERLYKFPEVRSVRLLSGEHDIAMTVRGKSMKQVAFFVAEKIATQEQVQSTSTHFVLKTYKEDGLVLDEPEKVKKLVVSP from the coding sequence ATGGATGAGCAAACACGCAACATACTGGAAATCCTTTCAGATGATGCAAGAACAAGCCCAGTAGAAATAGCAACCCTTACAGGCATGACAGCCGATGAGGTCAAGCAAAAGATCGAGTACCTTGAGAAAGCAAAGATCATTCGCAAGTACAAGACCATTATCGATTGGGACCTGGCAGGTGATGACTATGTGTATGCTATTATCGAGATTAAGATAAGCCTTGAACGCAAACTTGGATATCAGGCAATTGCCGAGAGACTTTATAAGTTCCCTGAAGTACGTTCAGTAAGGTTACTTTCAGGCGAACATGACATCGCAATGACAGTGCGAGGCAAATCCATGAAACAGGTCGCCTTCTTTGTAGCGGAGAAGATAGCGACACAGGAACAGGTCCAGAGCACTTCCACACACTTTGTTTTGAAGACCTATAAGGAAGATGGATTGGTCCTTGATGAACCAGAGAAAGTGAAAAAGCTCGTTGTCTCACCATAA
- a CDS encoding 30S ribosomal protein S8e, giving the protein MQFQGRSRRKYTGAKLKSARGKRKFELGREPAATHVNDTKRKNVPTHGGNRKVRLLQENIANVTNPADGKTIVSAIETVVDNAANAHYVRRNIITKGSVIQTAAGNARVTSRPGQDGVVNAILIE; this is encoded by the coding sequence ATGCAATTCCAGGGAAGATCTAGAAGGAAATACACAGGAGCAAAGCTTAAATCTGCACGCGGAAAGAGGAAGTTCGAACTTGGCCGTGAACCTGCAGCAACCCACGTGAACGACACGAAGAGGAAGAACGTTCCAACCCATGGCGGAAATAGAAAAGTAAGGCTCCTTCAGGAAAATATTGCAAACGTGACAAATCCAGCTGATGGAAAGACAATAGTATCTGCTATCGAAACCGTTGTTGACAACGCAGCAAATGCACACTACGTCAGGCGTAATATCATCACAAAAGGATCAGTAATTCAGACCGCTGCAGGCAATGCACGTGTTACAAGCCGCCCTGGACAGGATGGAGTTGTCAACGCAATATTGATCGAGTAA
- the rnz gene encoding ribonuclease Z, translating into MLKVTFLGTGGSLPTTNRNPSAIMLNREGELIMFDCGEGAQQQMMRAKTGMMNLSSIFITHFHADHILGIPGLVQTMSFQGRTEPLTIYGPEWVEEFVKILSAIGYYKLKFEIKAVKLKSGTSVKRDGYSVIALKTDHNIPSIGFALVEDERPGRFDRDKAIALGVPVGPLFSKLHHGGSVEVDGNIISAEDVVGEPRPGRTVVYSGDTRPCLDVLEASVGADLLIHDSTLADDMLDWAKEAMHSTAGEAAALAKKAGVKKLVLTHISSRYSDDATLLLNDAKAIFEDVVIAEDLLVIEVPFCDV; encoded by the coding sequence ATGCTCAAAGTTACATTCTTAGGTACGGGTGGTTCCTTGCCGACAACGAACCGCAACCCTTCAGCGATCATGCTCAACAGAGAAGGGGAACTTATTATGTTTGATTGCGGTGAGGGTGCACAACAGCAGATGATGCGCGCAAAGACTGGAATGATGAACTTATCCTCTATATTTATAACTCATTTCCATGCAGACCACATACTCGGAATACCCGGTCTGGTTCAGACAATGTCTTTTCAGGGTCGCACCGAACCATTGACAATATATGGTCCGGAATGGGTGGAAGAATTCGTGAAAATTCTCTCTGCAATAGGTTACTACAAATTGAAGTTTGAAATAAAGGCAGTAAAGCTTAAAAGTGGTACCTCGGTAAAGCGAGATGGTTACTCTGTTATTGCTTTAAAGACCGATCATAACATTCCAAGTATTGGTTTTGCTCTTGTTGAAGATGAGCGCCCTGGAAGATTTGATCGTGATAAGGCCATTGCTCTTGGTGTCCCGGTAGGTCCCCTCTTTTCAAAACTGCACCATGGTGGTTCGGTCGAAGTAGATGGGAATATCATCTCAGCCGAGGATGTCGTAGGTGAACCACGCCCTGGCCGAACTGTTGTTTACTCTGGTGATACGCGTCCGTGCCTTGATGTCCTCGAAGCAAGTGTTGGTGCTGACCTGTTGATACATGACAGCACACTTGCTGACGACATGCTCGATTGGGCAAAAGAGGCCATGCATTCAACAGCAGGTGAAGCTGCTGCTTTGGCTAAGAAAGCAGGTGTCAAAAAGCTTGTATTAACTCACATAAGTTCAAGATATTCAGACGATGCAACTCTGCTTCTGAACGATGCAAAAGCGATATTCGAGGACGTAGTGATCGCCGAGGATCTTTTGGTTATCGAGGTTCCCTTTTGTGATGTTTAA